The following is a genomic window from Clostridium sp..
GACTTGTAGACAGATCCGGGAAAAAGCTGACGGAACCTGAATTCGACTATATATATGAACCTGAAGACGGCTTTATCAGGGTGAGGGAAAACAACAAATACGGTTTTCTGGATATAAAGGGAAATGTACTCTGGAACTGCAATCTTGATGATGCCTCGGACTTCAATGAAGGTTATGCAGCTGTAAAATCAGGTTCTTCCTGGGGCTTATTGGACAAGTCAGGCAATTTCACAAGCCTCGGCTTTGATGCTTTAAAAGCACCGCGGAACAGCATGCTCCCCGTGAAGAAAGACGGAAGCTGGGGAATTGCAGATATGAAAGGCAATCTGATTATACCTGAAAAATACAAGGACATATCCTTTTTAAACGACAATCTCATCAAGATAAATACCGGAAGCAAATACGGACTGATAGACAAAAATGGAAGTACTATACTTGATGATGACTATGATGGAATAAACTATGTCAACAACGGCATGTATTCCATAAAACGTGCAGACAAGACAGGACTGATGGATTCCAGCGGCAGGATAGTTCTTCAGCCGCAGTTCGACTGGATGGACAATTTCAGCGAGGGCAAGGCCATAGTGAGCATAAACGGCAGGTACGGTTTCATAAATAAGGATCTGACGGATATGAAATACAAATATAATCTCTATGACGCTGACAAAATATATGCCTTCAGCGAAGGCCTTGCAAGAATTGAGAAGAACGGAAAATACGGCTTCATGGACAGCAATGGGAATATTGTCATAGAGGCTAAATTTACAAGCGCCCGTGACTTCAGTGAAGGCTATGCCGCCGTGGCAGTTGAGAAAGTCACGAAAGGAGACTCGTCTTCCAGGCTTTCTACAAAGTGGGCATATATAGACAGGCTTGGTTCCACTTTTACAGGATATGACTTTGACAGTGCCTCGTCCTTCAGCAGTGGTTCAGCGGCAGTACTCCAGGGCAGTTCCTGCAGCATTATAAAAAACAGCGATATCAAATTTCTCGGAAATAAAACCGAATCGGACAGCCATAAAATCTGGCAGATAAATTTCAACAGGCCGCTGGACGACAAAACCGTGAAAAATAGTTCGGATGACAGCATCATAACAAGCAGCATGGAAATGACCATGGCAAACAACGTAAAAGTTACGGACAGCACCGGAAAGGTCATTGACATATCCATGGAATTCAGGAGTCCCTCGTCAATAATCATAAATCCACCGCCTGAGGGCTACACCAGGGGAGAACAGTATACAATAACAATACTGGACAATATAAAAGACAAATCAGGAGTTAAAATAACACCTTCAATAACAAAGATTGACTTTTCAATAGCCGGGAACTGACAAATCAGGAACGATCCCCAACGGGACCGTTCCTGATTTCACCATTTCAAGCTCTTTATTTTATATTTATTTTCGCAACATTCTTATTGTTTTTCACCGCTATTACACTTACAGGCATATCCTTGTGCTCTTTTTTCAGTTCATCGGCATATTTCTGTGCAAGGGCCTTTGCATCGGAATCTTTCGTTCCATCCTTCACTACCATGGTGGCTATGACCTTTTTGCTCTGGACATATACTTTGCCATTCAATATTATATTCTCGCCCTTCAGCTTTTTGGTTTTATTCTCGTCTACAGCTATCTTCGCTCCTCTTGTACTCCCCTGATTTTGTGAAGCCTTTTTAGAGGTATCCACTCCCTGGGATGATTTATTCCCGAAGGAACAAGCTGTAAGAGACACAACCAATAGTATAAGCACAGCCAAAATGCCAAGTTTTCTTGATCTGGTTTTCACTATTATCACTCTCCATGTATTAACTCCGGGATTTTGCCCCGCTAGAGTTTATTGTAACACATTTTGAAGATTTTAATAGAGCTTTTCACAGTGTTAATAGATTTTTAAAATCAATTCTCCAGATTGTACTGGAACTGCTGCACTGCCTCCATATAGTCATTCTGTGCATTTTTCAGGTTTACGAGTTCACTGTCCAGTGCCAGCTTGGCCGAATCTGCCTGAAGCTGTACTTCTGTTCCAAGTTTTACCTTGGACAATATAGTATCGTAATTAGCCTGTGCACTGGCTACCTTTGCGTTTTCAACAGCTACATTGTCTTCAAGATTTTTAAGGTTGTAATAATCGTTCCACAGTCCCAGCTTGAGATTCAATTCAGTATCTGCAAGGGAATTCTGCAGATCCTGTATGCTGAGCCCCGTACTCACCTCGCCTGTGGCATCATTATAGGAATATTGCTTGTATATATCCTCTTTTATATTGAGTATTGCAAGATTGTTGTTTATCTTGCCTATGTCATAGTCATTTTTGACTGCACTTTCAATCCTGTTTGCAATATTGCCGTCGTCAAACTTTTTGTACTCCTTCTGTGCAGGGGTAAGGGTCAGTTCACTGTCGAGATCCATATTTATGGCCTGCTTTATACTCAGAAGGTTCTGCTGGAGCTGTGACTCGGGTGTATTCAGTGATGCCTGAAACTGGCTCTTCTGAACATTC
Proteins encoded in this region:
- a CDS encoding WG repeat-containing protein codes for the protein MKHPSKYYLMLILCLSAALILSTLPQSSKVMADSGKTYSIIPIDSSSDSTVIYTFQGSTAKIKSGNLYGLVSSEGKILAEPQFTSISSFQGGYAKIQKGTKYGIISREGRIIIAPEFDDISYFYSEGIAEVCMNSKWGLVDRSGKKLTEPEFDYIYEPEDGFIRVRENNKYGFLDIKGNVLWNCNLDDASDFNEGYAAVKSGSSWGLLDKSGNFTSLGFDALKAPRNSMLPVKKDGSWGIADMKGNLIIPEKYKDISFLNDNLIKINTGSKYGLIDKNGSTILDDDYDGINYVNNGMYSIKRADKTGLMDSSGRIVLQPQFDWMDNFSEGKAIVSINGRYGFINKDLTDMKYKYNLYDADKIYAFSEGLARIEKNGKYGFMDSNGNIVIEAKFTSARDFSEGYAAVAVEKVTKGDSSSRLSTKWAYIDRLGSTFTGYDFDSASSFSSGSAAVLQGSSCSIIKNSDIKFLGNKTESDSHKIWQINFNRPLDDKTVKNSSDDSIITSSMEMTMANNVKVTDSTGKVIDISMEFRSPSSIIINPPPEGYTRGEQYTITILDNIKDKSGVKITPSITKIDFSIAGN
- a CDS encoding TolC family protein, whose protein sequence is MRNKLIIFTALTVTLSTGTVCLAAAPTAGAAGSTASISAAAEGTGSVTSQYSIIGDQTLNLDQVLGYIEKNNIQIKSKDQKILLYQRQYDRDSMNATLIKDSDTSEVNYPRGQYVNIKLQTDVIPKVDDQNIKDAKHDREDSLQNMKFTVEKQYMSALTCQDQINTIDAQIENVDQQIEQTKEKIEQGVLTSDALESLNVQKSQFQASLNTPESQLQQNLLSIKQAINMDLDSELTLTPAQKEYKKFDDGNIANRIESAVKNDYDIGKINNNLAILNIKEDIYKQYSYNDATGEVSTGLSIQDLQNSLADTELNLKLGLWNDYYNLKNLEDNVAVENAKVASAQANYDTILSKVKLGTEVQLQADSAKLALDSELVNLKNAQNDYMEAVQQFQYNLEN